One segment of Acaryochloris thomasi RCC1774 DNA contains the following:
- a CDS encoding polysaccharide biosynthesis C-terminal domain-containing protein yields the protein MKIVITGANGLLGWHLRCHLGANETFKDHLVPLDRPAFNDDQKLAAALTGATAVVHLAGVNRASEAEVETGNIIIAKRLVEGLQAAKATPHLLFANSVHKDQDNAYGRGKTTAHQILADWAEEHDAKYTELVLPHVFGECGRPFYNSVVFTFCHQLVQGEPLTVNADGRLELLHAQDISDRIAKVLKQGQTGELRLLGHKISVKAVADQLSAMHDSYSRDIIPDLRDRFELQLFNTLRSFMYPSFYPRGLKLNTDNRGSLFEAVKNENGGQAFLSTTKPGITRGNHYHFNKVERFLVVRGQADICIRRLLNDQVETFKVSGEQPTYIDMPTLHTHNITNTGDDELITLFWSHEIFDPEAPDTYYEPVPMEPSQS from the coding sequence ATGAAAATTGTCATCACAGGAGCCAATGGCCTACTAGGCTGGCACCTCCGGTGTCACTTGGGGGCGAATGAGACTTTCAAAGATCATCTAGTGCCCCTGGATCGTCCTGCCTTCAATGACGATCAGAAACTGGCCGCAGCGCTGACGGGGGCAACGGCAGTCGTTCATCTAGCAGGCGTCAATCGTGCCTCCGAGGCCGAAGTTGAGACGGGTAATATCATCATCGCCAAGCGCTTAGTTGAAGGCTTACAGGCTGCAAAGGCAACGCCCCACCTACTCTTTGCCAATAGCGTGCACAAAGACCAAGACAACGCCTATGGTCGGGGTAAGACAACAGCCCATCAGATTCTGGCGGATTGGGCGGAGGAACATGACGCTAAGTACACTGAGCTGGTTCTTCCCCATGTATTTGGCGAATGTGGACGCCCCTTCTACAACTCTGTTGTATTCACGTTTTGCCATCAGCTTGTTCAAGGTGAGCCGCTAACGGTGAACGCTGACGGTCGCTTAGAGCTGCTTCATGCACAAGATATCAGCGATCGCATTGCTAAAGTTTTGAAACAGGGGCAAACAGGTGAACTACGGCTACTGGGACACAAGATTTCGGTGAAGGCTGTCGCCGATCAGCTTTCAGCAATGCATGACAGCTACAGTCGCGACATCATTCCAGATTTACGCGATCGCTTTGAGCTACAGCTTTTTAACACTCTCCGCTCATTTATGTACCCAAGCTTTTACCCACGGGGGCTGAAGCTGAATACGGATAACAGAGGGTCTTTATTTGAAGCGGTGAAAAATGAGAATGGCGGACAGGCTTTCCTCTCCACGACCAAACCAGGCATTACTCGCGGCAATCATTATCACTTCAATAAGGTCGAGCGCTTTCTTGTGGTTCGGGGGCAAGCCGACATCTGTATTCGCCGCCTTTTAAATGATCAGGTTGAGACCTTTAAGGTTTCTGGCGAACAGCCGACATACATTGATATGCCGACGCTGCACACCCACAACATCACCAACACAGGTGACGATGAGCTAATAACGCTTTTTTGGAGTCATGAAATTTTCGATCCTGAAGCTCCTGATACCTACTACGAGCCTGTGCCTATGGAGCCCAGCCAGTCATGA
- the wecB gene encoding non-hydrolyzing UDP-N-acetylglucosamine 2-epimerase, translating to MKVMTILGTRPEIIRLSRVMAALDQTVDHKLVHTGQNYDYELNDVFFEELGVRQPDHFLKVDTSSLGRSLGEILIKTEEVLLAEQPDAVLVLGDTNSAIATLMAKRMKIPTYHMEAGNRCFDANVPEEINRKIVDHTADFNLVYTEHARRHLLSEGLPHRFIYLTGSPMREVLEHHLTQIQESSVLDTLGLKKGEYFIVSVHREENVDSRENLQKVVEALQALNSNFDLPVVVSTHPRTRNRLDKLGLKIDDQQIRFLKPFGFFDYNHLQLNAKCAISDSGTISEEASILEFPAVTMRRSIERPEALDTGAIALTGLDAQTLIDGVGVAIATRTTFSGTAREIPEAYKIRNTSERVVRLITGTAKLTQHWRNMDGFSRYDWQES from the coding sequence ATGAAAGTAATGACCATTCTCGGCACCCGTCCCGAGATTATTCGGCTATCCCGCGTGATGGCAGCTTTGGATCAGACGGTAGATCACAAGCTGGTGCATACTGGCCAGAACTACGATTACGAACTCAACGACGTGTTCTTTGAAGAGTTGGGCGTTCGTCAACCCGATCATTTTCTTAAAGTTGATACTTCTTCACTGGGCCGGAGCCTGGGTGAGATCTTAATCAAGACAGAGGAAGTCTTGCTAGCCGAGCAGCCCGATGCAGTCTTGGTTTTAGGGGATACCAATAGTGCGATCGCAACTCTAATGGCGAAGCGGATGAAAATCCCCACGTACCACATGGAGGCAGGCAATCGCTGCTTTGACGCCAACGTCCCGGAAGAGATTAATCGCAAAATCGTCGATCACACCGCCGACTTCAACCTGGTATACACCGAACATGCCCGTCGGCACTTGCTGAGCGAGGGTTTACCCCATCGGTTTATTTATCTCACCGGCTCCCCCATGCGGGAAGTCCTAGAACATCATCTGACTCAAATCCAGGAGTCCTCAGTTCTAGACACCTTGGGTCTGAAAAAGGGCGAATACTTTATCGTCAGCGTTCACCGCGAAGAGAACGTCGATAGTCGAGAGAACTTGCAAAAGGTGGTGGAGGCTCTGCAGGCACTGAACTCAAATTTTGACCTCCCCGTGGTGGTCTCGACGCATCCTCGAACCCGAAATCGGCTCGACAAGCTGGGCCTGAAAATTGATGATCAGCAGATCCGATTTTTGAAGCCCTTTGGATTTTTTGACTATAATCATCTTCAACTCAACGCTAAATGTGCCATCTCAGATAGCGGCACCATTAGTGAAGAGGCCTCCATTCTGGAGTTCCCCGCCGTGACAATGCGCCGGTCGATTGAGCGGCCCGAGGCTTTAGATACAGGGGCGATTGCGCTCACAGGACTTGATGCGCAGACTTTGATTGATGGGGTTGGGGTTGCGATCGCAACTAGAACCACCTTTTCCGGCACCGCACGCGAAATTCCTGAAGCCTACAAAATCCGCAACACCTCTGAGCGTGTCGTCCGCCTGATCACAGGGACAGCCAAACTGACCCAACATTGGCGTAATATGGACGGGTTTAGCCGATACGACTGGCAAGAATCATAG
- a CDS encoding glycosyltransferase family 4 protein, whose product MTDSPTPQRILAVHRYYWPDTAPYASLLRRIVAHWSQEGHHVEVLSSQPSYKKDIALENRPFQEQIDGVHVRRLALPNEAGRPFIRLLNALRLCLSVFLRILIGRYDIVMISSIPPVLGGVTVATAARLTGTRFIYHCMDIHPEVGRVSGEFSNPTLFRILQTLDTWTCNQANPAIVLSSDMEQALYNRPGGESIQVQVLNNFSLPSPTTLPDTLPFQLSSKGFTVLFAGNIGRFQGLDTAVAAMGELQHRPDIELLMMGDGVAKARLIQQAQTLKANVRFVKHYPIEVAKATMRLAGAGFVSLRPGLYQYVYPSKTMTYLEQGCPLLVAIEPESKLAIAVCKENLGLSVPNGDVQALAKAIVQLADTGDQRAIMRSSALKKAQTEGSEAIILQKWSQLLLQNERRDHV is encoded by the coding sequence ATGACCGATTCGCCGACCCCTCAACGCATCTTGGCGGTTCACCGCTACTACTGGCCAGATACAGCACCCTACGCTTCATTGTTAAGACGCATTGTTGCCCACTGGAGTCAGGAAGGACACCATGTAGAAGTCCTTTCATCTCAACCCTCTTACAAAAAAGACATCGCCCTAGAAAATCGACCGTTCCAAGAGCAAATTGATGGAGTTCACGTTAGGCGGCTGGCTCTCCCAAACGAGGCAGGTCGCCCATTCATACGACTTCTTAACGCTTTGCGCCTCTGCCTCTCTGTCTTTTTGCGCATTTTGATTGGGCGATACGACATTGTCATGATTTCCAGCATCCCTCCCGTTCTTGGCGGTGTTACAGTCGCCACTGCAGCTCGTCTGACGGGCACTCGATTTATTTATCACTGCATGGATATTCATCCTGAAGTTGGCCGCGTCTCAGGTGAATTTTCTAATCCCACCCTTTTCAGAATCCTGCAAACACTTGATACCTGGACCTGTAATCAAGCCAACCCTGCCATCGTTCTATCCTCGGATATGGAACAAGCACTCTACAACCGTCCCGGTGGAGAATCAATACAAGTCCAAGTGCTTAATAATTTCAGTCTCCCCAGTCCTACGACACTGCCAGATACACTGCCATTCCAACTCTCTAGCAAAGGATTTACTGTTTTATTTGCAGGTAACATTGGTCGCTTCCAAGGCTTAGACACCGCTGTCGCAGCGATGGGAGAGTTGCAACATCGCCCCGATATCGAGCTACTAATGATGGGGGATGGAGTCGCCAAAGCCAGGTTGATACAGCAAGCACAGACATTAAAAGCCAACGTCCGATTTGTAAAGCACTATCCTATAGAGGTAGCAAAAGCTACTATGCGCCTAGCAGGAGCAGGATTCGTGAGTCTTCGGCCTGGGTTATATCAATACGTTTACCCAAGCAAAACAATGACCTATTTAGAGCAGGGGTGCCCTTTACTCGTCGCCATTGAACCCGAAAGCAAGTTAGCCATAGCTGTTTGCAAGGAGAACCTAGGATTGAGCGTACCCAACGGAGATGTCCAAGCACTTGCCAAGGCCATCGTTCAACTTGCTGATACCGGTGACCAACGAGCAATAATGCGCTCATCAGCCTTGAAAAAAGCTCAAACAGAAGGTTCAGAGGCTATCATTTTGCAAAAATGGTCGCAACTACTCCTTCAGAATGAACGAAGGGATCATGTATAA
- a CDS encoding FkbM family methyltransferase: protein MNKKPFLRFQWSHRAKLHRELVKTYNSILYNIPFDLKYSIGKNLRSNQKPYSLVPNLKTIVQVGSPKDTLHSGRSRGMYFCLFAESECNVVVVEPDPKNVEEFNSIITQKGLTNSVVAPYAAWSENTDLSLYVDRNHPATNFTAGCTEYDEKRMGDFCDIKVPAKTIDTVIADLGLKDVDLVSITTNGSEWDIIDGMSHILEAGLKYLCIASGSPDDASLHKRMKDLGFEFNAYDDRGCTFSRIESI from the coding sequence TTGAATAAAAAGCCATTTTTGAGATTCCAGTGGAGCCATCGTGCGAAACTTCATCGGGAACTGGTCAAAACATACAACTCAATTTTGTACAATATTCCTTTCGATCTTAAATATAGCATCGGGAAAAACCTTCGTTCCAATCAGAAGCCTTATTCATTGGTGCCAAACTTAAAAACCATTGTTCAAGTAGGTTCACCTAAAGACACGCTCCATTCTGGCCGTTCTAGAGGCATGTACTTTTGTCTATTTGCTGAATCAGAATGCAACGTTGTTGTTGTCGAGCCTGACCCTAAAAATGTAGAGGAATTCAACTCAATCATTACGCAGAAAGGGCTTACAAATTCTGTAGTTGCTCCATACGCTGCATGGTCAGAAAACACCGACTTAAGTTTATATGTCGACCGCAATCATCCTGCGACCAACTTCACCGCTGGATGCACCGAATATGATGAGAAGCGGATGGGAGACTTCTGCGATATCAAAGTACCAGCCAAAACAATTGACACTGTCATTGCAGATCTCGGACTCAAAGACGTCGACCTAGTCAGTATTACAACCAACGGATCAGAGTGGGATATCATTGATGGAATGTCTCACATACTAGAGGCTGGACTAAAGTATCTATGTATTGCGAGTGGTTCTCCAGATGATGCATCGCTACACAAAAGAATGAAAGATCTTGGTTTTGAGTTCAACGCTTATGACGATCGCGGATGTACATTTTCACGAATAGAGTCAATATGA
- a CDS encoding sulfotransferase: MNSSYQPLILIGAARSGTKLLRDSIACHPHVDKVPYDINYVWKFGNEDIPHDELKIDDLNNAIRTKIASAIDRFSRGSPYIIEKTVSNCLRVPYVASVFPDAKYLHIVRNGFDVIESVARQWTAQPDWQYIFQKALTFPILDAFGYGISYTKKTIQSLWVSDSKNIATWGVRYDGIDEDIKVRNLLEVCAIQWSQSVSKASAGLKNINSENLLLVRYEDFVENPNLVLEKIAEFANIDLSLCLKSTDLGAIRKDEVGKGIRTLTLEQRKSISPIIEKELALFSY; the protein is encoded by the coding sequence ATGAACTCTAGCTATCAGCCTCTTATCTTAATTGGTGCAGCACGATCGGGCACAAAACTTTTGAGAGATAGCATTGCATGTCATCCTCATGTCGATAAAGTACCTTACGATATCAACTACGTTTGGAAGTTTGGAAATGAGGATATACCTCATGACGAATTGAAAATCGATGATTTAAACAATGCTATCAGGACAAAAATAGCTAGCGCGATTGATCGATTTAGTAGAGGCTCTCCATATATTATTGAAAAAACAGTAAGTAACTGTTTAAGAGTGCCCTATGTTGCTTCTGTTTTTCCTGATGCAAAATATCTGCATATTGTCCGCAACGGATTTGATGTCATTGAATCTGTTGCACGGCAATGGACAGCTCAACCTGACTGGCAATACATATTCCAGAAAGCACTTACATTTCCCATTCTAGATGCCTTCGGATATGGAATATCCTATACAAAAAAAACTATTCAAAGCCTATGGGTTAGCGACAGCAAGAACATAGCCACTTGGGGGGTCCGCTATGACGGAATCGATGAAGACATAAAAGTGAGAAACCTACTAGAAGTTTGCGCAATTCAGTGGTCCCAATCAGTTTCTAAGGCTTCTGCTGGCCTAAAAAATATAAATAGCGAAAATTTATTACTAGTCCGCTACGAAGATTTCGTAGAAAACCCTAATTTAGTACTTGAAAAGATTGCTGAATTTGCGAACATAGATCTAAGTCTATGCTTAAAAAGCACAGACTTAGGCGCAATTCGGAAGGATGAAGTGGGTAAGGGCATACGCACACTGACCCTAGAGCAGCGAAAATCAATTTCACCAATTATAGAAAAGGAGCTAGCTCTTTTTAGCTACTAA
- a CDS encoding DegT/DnrJ/EryC1/StrS family aminotransferase codes for MDKFLPFAQPDIDEQEINQVVDSLRSGWLTTGPKTKQFETQFREFLGANVEVVAVNSATAGLHLALEAIGIQPGDEVITTVHTFTATAEVIRYLGADPVFVDINPTTLNIDVEQIEAAISERTKAIIPVHLAGLACEMDAILDIAQRHNLKVVEDAAHALPTSYRQQLIGTLDSEATVYSFYATKTITTGEGGMLVTRNRALADRARIMRLHGINRDAFDRYTSTKPSWYYEIVAPGFKYNMTDLAASLGIPQLGKAWKFQKRRAEIANHYNTELSNLPLKLPAHPNTGDIHSWHLYIIRLQESSNLTRDDFIQKMVERGIGCSIHYIPLHLHPYWRETYNLSPADFPISLATYERAVSLPLYTKMTDDDSTRVIDAVKEILL; via the coding sequence ATGGATAAATTTCTTCCCTTTGCTCAGCCAGATATTGATGAGCAAGAAATCAATCAGGTTGTCGATTCACTCCGGTCCGGCTGGTTGACAACAGGTCCCAAGACAAAACAGTTTGAGACACAGTTCAGAGAGTTCCTTGGTGCCAATGTTGAAGTCGTTGCTGTCAATTCTGCGACAGCAGGCCTACATCTGGCTCTTGAAGCAATTGGGATTCAGCCAGGGGACGAAGTGATCACCACCGTTCATACATTTACCGCAACGGCGGAGGTGATTCGCTACCTGGGAGCAGATCCTGTATTTGTTGATATTAACCCTACTACCCTCAACATAGATGTTGAACAGATAGAAGCGGCTATTTCCGAACGAACAAAGGCAATCATTCCCGTACATTTGGCAGGTTTGGCCTGTGAGATGGATGCAATTTTAGATATCGCTCAGCGGCATAATCTCAAGGTTGTTGAAGACGCGGCTCATGCCTTACCCACAAGTTATCGCCAGCAGCTGATTGGCACACTAGACAGCGAAGCTACGGTCTACAGCTTTTATGCGACGAAGACAATCACAACAGGTGAAGGTGGAATGCTGGTAACGCGCAATCGAGCCTTGGCCGATAGAGCACGTATCATGCGCTTACATGGCATAAACCGCGATGCTTTTGATCGATATACATCTACTAAGCCATCCTGGTATTACGAAATCGTGGCACCTGGATTTAAATACAACATGACCGATTTAGCTGCATCTCTGGGTATTCCCCAGCTTGGAAAAGCCTGGAAATTCCAAAAGCGGCGTGCTGAGATAGCAAATCATTACAATACAGAATTGTCTAACCTCCCTTTAAAGCTGCCCGCTCATCCAAACACCGGGGATATTCATTCTTGGCATCTCTACATCATCCGCCTACAGGAATCAAGCAATCTGACACGTGACGATTTTATCCAGAAGATGGTTGAGCGAGGCATCGGTTGTAGCATTCACTATATTCCGCTCCATCTACATCCCTATTGGCGAGAGACCTATAACCTCTCTCCTGCAGACTTCCCTATCTCTTTAGCTACCTATGAACGTGCTGTTAGCCTTCCTCTCTATACAAAAATGACAGATGATGATTCTACCCGGGTTATTGACGCTGTCAAGGAAATTCTCCTCTGA
- a CDS encoding sugar transferase has translation MKAKRGFDFVCASLGLLILTPLFVVIAIGIKLDDRGSILFRQIRVGQLGHEFEIYKFRTMITDAETLGQQITVGNDSRITGIGALLRKYKLDELPQLINVWKGEMSLVGPRPEVPKYVNLYTPEQRNVLSVPPGITDLASIQFRNENDLLAGASNAEKTYVEEIMPRKLELNQIYISQASLLFDLRLILETLRQIVLN, from the coding sequence ATGAAAGCTAAGCGAGGGTTTGACTTTGTCTGTGCTTCGCTAGGCTTACTCATTCTTACGCCTCTATTTGTAGTCATCGCCATTGGGATTAAGCTCGATGATCGAGGATCTATTCTCTTTAGGCAGATACGTGTGGGGCAGCTTGGTCATGAGTTTGAGATCTATAAATTCAGAACGATGATCACGGATGCAGAAACATTAGGTCAGCAGATTACCGTCGGCAATGATTCACGGATTACGGGCATCGGTGCCTTATTAAGAAAGTACAAGCTAGATGAGTTACCGCAGCTCATTAATGTCTGGAAGGGTGAGATGAGTCTTGTCGGACCGCGTCCAGAGGTTCCCAAATATGTCAACCTTTACACCCCAGAGCAACGGAATGTTTTGAGCGTGCCGCCAGGCATTACCGATTTAGCATCAATCCAATTCAGGAATGAGAATGACCTTTTGGCCGGGGCATCCAACGCAGAAAAGACTTACGTTGAAGAAATCATGCCCAGGAAGCTGGAACTTAACCAAATTTATATTAGTCAAGCAAGCTTGCTCTTCGACTTACGTCTTATTCTAGAGACGCTGCGCCAAATTGTCTTGAACTAA
- a CDS encoding GumC family protein — MPAEYQLEEEVIDLGKYWLILKRRWLPATIIFLLMFSTATLAAFLKAPIYQSQGTLRIKESQSGLTELDLGGISPLSGDSSPLDTEIETILSVPVLQEALKQLKLTDDEGEPLKIFDFEEQLSIKKARAGDVIELAYESEDPEEAALVINTLMKVYLADNLRINRLEASSARQYIDQELPKTREKIENLEEQLRRFKETNKIVAIDKEAEVAVEAVIRLAEKINEAQGRAISAQAQSDSLRKQLGIDKQKSIASTTLSQSPGVQVVLQQLQEVEGQLAVEGTRLTPENPILQDLQEQASTLRATLQNRVGEALGVPSSPTQGTGQLQVGELQQRATSELVRFETERLAAEQVAAALATSQTDFQQRTEAIPALEKQLRQLLRDVEISQEIYANLVRKLQEIQVLEQQNLGNARILSPALIPEEPIAPRKLLYIFSGFVLGSLLAFGVALLLDSRDKSVKTLEDIKALFSDYTMLGVIPAIEGVQTKIKEKGASVAADVKRDLYVRDTPNSPPSEAVRMVQSNLKYLNSDKPLKVIVMTSGIPSEGKSTASANLAMAMAELGQKVLLVDADLRRPVQHRTWELLNRVGLSDVLVGEATLEDAIQEGETNLDVLTAGVLPPNPSALIDSDHMVNLLQEFGRRYRYVIIDSPPLSAAADTLTLSRMADGLLLVVRPGVAETGSVALSKELLKQPGHNLLGVIANGVTPDQQPSYSSYYYSYNQINHEDSEPSVPIGDVPVKSKDRPRE, encoded by the coding sequence ATGCCAGCAGAGTATCAGCTTGAAGAAGAAGTCATCGATCTAGGGAAATATTGGCTGATTCTCAAGAGGCGCTGGTTACCAGCTACGATCATCTTCCTGTTGATGTTTTCAACCGCAACTCTTGCTGCATTTCTGAAGGCTCCGATATATCAATCACAAGGCACGCTTCGGATTAAAGAATCGCAGTCTGGCTTAACAGAACTTGACCTAGGAGGAATTAGTCCCTTATCCGGTGACAGCAGTCCTTTAGACACCGAGATTGAAACCATTTTATCCGTCCCTGTACTGCAAGAAGCCCTGAAGCAGCTAAAGCTAACAGATGACGAAGGGGAACCGCTCAAGATTTTTGACTTCGAAGAACAACTCAGCATCAAAAAAGCTAGAGCTGGCGATGTTATTGAGCTTGCCTACGAATCAGAAGACCCTGAAGAAGCGGCGTTAGTCATCAACACCTTAATGAAGGTGTACTTAGCTGACAACCTGCGCATCAATCGTCTAGAGGCATCATCAGCTCGGCAATATATTGATCAAGAACTCCCAAAGACAAGGGAAAAGATAGAAAATCTCGAAGAACAACTCCGTCGCTTCAAAGAGACCAACAAAATTGTAGCCATTGATAAAGAGGCCGAAGTCGCGGTCGAAGCAGTCATCAGACTCGCCGAGAAAATTAATGAAGCACAGGGAAGAGCAATTAGTGCTCAGGCACAATCTGACTCTCTACGTAAACAGTTAGGCATAGACAAGCAAAAGTCCATCGCCAGTACCACCCTAAGTCAATCACCCGGTGTTCAAGTTGTTTTACAACAACTGCAAGAAGTGGAGGGTCAATTGGCCGTGGAAGGAACTCGCCTAACTCCAGAGAACCCGATACTTCAGGATCTACAAGAGCAAGCATCTACCTTACGAGCAACACTTCAAAATCGAGTAGGGGAAGCTTTAGGAGTTCCATCATCTCCGACTCAGGGGACTGGGCAACTCCAGGTCGGCGAACTGCAGCAAAGGGCAACCAGCGAATTGGTACGTTTCGAGACAGAACGCTTAGCAGCGGAACAAGTTGCGGCAGCTCTGGCTACATCTCAAACTGACTTTCAACAGCGAACAGAGGCAATCCCCGCCCTTGAGAAACAGCTTCGTCAACTCCTGAGAGATGTTGAAATATCGCAGGAAATTTATGCGAACCTCGTTAGAAAATTGCAAGAGATTCAAGTCCTAGAGCAACAAAATCTGGGCAATGCGAGAATTCTATCGCCCGCATTGATCCCTGAAGAACCGATCGCACCTCGAAAGCTGCTGTATATCTTTTCAGGATTCGTTTTAGGCAGCTTGCTAGCCTTTGGGGTCGCACTATTGCTAGATTCTCGAGATAAGTCCGTGAAAACGCTAGAAGATATCAAAGCACTGTTCTCTGACTACACGATGCTAGGCGTCATTCCTGCGATAGAAGGCGTCCAGACGAAAATCAAAGAGAAAGGGGCAAGCGTTGCAGCAGATGTAAAGCGCGATCTATACGTTCGCGATACCCCCAACTCCCCCCCCAGTGAAGCAGTCAGAATGGTGCAGTCGAATCTCAAGTACCTCAATTCTGACAAGCCCCTCAAAGTCATTGTCATGACCAGCGGCATCCCTTCTGAAGGGAAATCAACCGCATCAGCCAACTTAGCGATGGCGATGGCAGAATTGGGACAAAAAGTCTTACTGGTAGACGCTGATTTACGCCGTCCAGTCCAACATCGAACGTGGGAGCTCTTAAATCGCGTGGGCCTCAGTGATGTATTAGTCGGTGAAGCAACGCTAGAGGATGCCATTCAAGAAGGTGAGACGAACTTAGATGTATTGACGGCCGGCGTGTTGCCGCCGAATCCATCTGCGTTAATTGACTCTGACCATATGGTCAACTTACTGCAGGAGTTTGGCAGACGGTATCGCTACGTGATCATTGACTCACCGCCCTTGAGTGCAGCAGCTGACACGCTCACACTCAGCCGGATGGCTGATGGATTGCTACTCGTCGTACGTCCTGGCGTGGCTGAAACGGGAAGTGTTGC